Proteins encoded together in one Tripterygium wilfordii isolate XIE 37 chromosome 14, ASM1340144v1, whole genome shotgun sequence window:
- the LOC120015256 gene encoding bifunctional nuclease-like isoform X3 → MDGRWPHRQSISHYRMQKHGLGEQFKRPPYRKLSFSIVQAKEPRVSAIEEDFLRRFQSPTIFLKISCDGDFLLPISVGEFAIQKLIDNLEENANGECPDQFELVHDVSERLGCDVKEVRITERVVNTYFARIYFGKSEGNEILSVDARPSDAMIVANRCKAPIYVSKQIVFTDAIRLVHGVSRVRDRKPTYDVSLDSAIDGPDSVAEELSLLMNMNLAAKEERYKDADGFIDNIRGTLNLWCSHSCYNLLEAICFSSPFHVEGQTNEASLQYMNNNQV, encoded by the exons ATGGATGGTAGATGGCCACACAGAC AAAGCATTTCACACTATCGCATGCAGAAGCATGGATTGGGGGAGCAGTTTAAACGGCCGCCTTATCGTAAATTGTCTTTTTCTATTGTCCAAGCAAAGGAACCGAGAGTCAGTGCAATAGAAGAAGATTTTCTTCGACGATTTCAGAGTCCCACAATCTTTCTTAAAATTTCTTGTGATGGAGATTTTTTGCTTCCAATTAGTGTAG GGGAATTTGCTATTCAAAAACTTATAGATAATTTAGAGGAGAATGCTAATGGG GAGTGTCCAGATCAATTCGAGCTTGTGCATGACGTATCAGAAAGACTTGGATGTGAT GTGAAAGAGGTGAGAATCACTGAGCGAGTGGTAAATACTTACTTTGCAAGGATATATTTTGGCAAG TCGGAGGGAAATGAAATTCTAAGCGTTGATGCACGACCTTCAGATGCCATGATTGTGGCAAACCGATGCAAG GCACCAATATATGTAAGTAAACAGATTGTGTTCACTGATGCTATAAGACTCGTCCATGGGGTTAGCAGAGTGCGTGATAGAAAGCCTACTTATGATGTATCTCTTGACAG TGCCATTGATGGTCCTGATTCGGTAGCTGAAGAACTCAGTCTTCTTATGAATATGAATTTAGCTGCCAAAGAGGAAAGATACAAGGATGCAG ATGGGTTTATTGACAATATCCGTGGTACTTTAAATCTCTGGTGCTCCCATTCTTGTTACAATCTCCTTGAGGCCATTTGTTTCTCCTCCCCTTT CCATGTTGAGGGACAAACTAATGAAGCTTCGCTACAATACATGAATAATAACCAAGTTTAA
- the LOC120015256 gene encoding uncharacterized protein LOC120015256 isoform X1: MIMLAAQLCLRTVSGFRAFSDQAYLTPCVKDSFTASSSSFRLSFRFGWKATPFRGGPRLVLISCKSSYPGSFFGARSGNGDDYEYLEASILLPESISHYRMQKHGLGEQFKRPPYRKLSFSIVQAKEPRVSAIEEDFLRRFQSPTIFLKISCDGDFLLPISVGEFAIQKLIDNLEENANGECPDQFELVHDVSERLGCDVKEVRITERVVNTYFARIYFGKSEGNEILSVDARPSDAMIVANRCKAPIYVSKQIVFTDAIRLVHGVSRVRDRKPTYDVSLDSAIDGPDSVAEELSLLMNMNLAAKEERYKDADGFIDNIRGTLNLWCSHSCYNLLEAICFSSPFHVEGQTNEASLQYMNNNQV; encoded by the exons atgatAATGCTTGCAGCTCAGCTATGTCTACGTACAGTTTCGGGTTTCAGAGCCTTCTCGGATCAAGCGTATTTGACCCCTTGCGTGAAGGACTCGTTCAcagcttcttcttcatcatttcGGTTGTCCTTTCGATTCGGGTGGAAGGCGACGCCGTTTCGAGGAGGCCCTAGGTTGGTCCTCATCTCCTGCAAGTCCTCTTATCCTGGAAGCTTCTTCGGTGCCCGATCTGGTAATGGCGATGATTACGAATATCTAGAAGCCTCCATCCTCCTTCCAG AAAGCATTTCACACTATCGCATGCAGAAGCATGGATTGGGGGAGCAGTTTAAACGGCCGCCTTATCGTAAATTGTCTTTTTCTATTGTCCAAGCAAAGGAACCGAGAGTCAGTGCAATAGAAGAAGATTTTCTTCGACGATTTCAGAGTCCCACAATCTTTCTTAAAATTTCTTGTGATGGAGATTTTTTGCTTCCAATTAGTGTAG GGGAATTTGCTATTCAAAAACTTATAGATAATTTAGAGGAGAATGCTAATGGG GAGTGTCCAGATCAATTCGAGCTTGTGCATGACGTATCAGAAAGACTTGGATGTGAT GTGAAAGAGGTGAGAATCACTGAGCGAGTGGTAAATACTTACTTTGCAAGGATATATTTTGGCAAG TCGGAGGGAAATGAAATTCTAAGCGTTGATGCACGACCTTCAGATGCCATGATTGTGGCAAACCGATGCAAG GCACCAATATATGTAAGTAAACAGATTGTGTTCACTGATGCTATAAGACTCGTCCATGGGGTTAGCAGAGTGCGTGATAGAAAGCCTACTTATGATGTATCTCTTGACAG TGCCATTGATGGTCCTGATTCGGTAGCTGAAGAACTCAGTCTTCTTATGAATATGAATTTAGCTGCCAAAGAGGAAAGATACAAGGATGCAG ATGGGTTTATTGACAATATCCGTGGTACTTTAAATCTCTGGTGCTCCCATTCTTGTTACAATCTCCTTGAGGCCATTTGTTTCTCCTCCCCTTT CCATGTTGAGGGACAAACTAATGAAGCTTCGCTACAATACATGAATAATAACCAAGTTTAA
- the LOC120015256 gene encoding bifunctional nuclease 2-like isoform X2 has product MIMLAAQLCLRTVSGFRAFSDQAYLTPCVKDSFTASSSSFRLSFRFGWKATPFRGGPRLVLISCKSSYPGSFFGARSGNGDDYEYLEASILLPESISHYRMQKHGLGEQFKRPPYRKLSFSIVQAKEPRVSAIEEDFLRRFQSPTIFLKISCDGDFLLPISVGEFAIQKLIDNLEENANGECPDQFELVHDVSERLGCDVKEVRITERVVNTYFARIYFGKSEGNEILSVDARPSDAMIVANRCKAPIYVSKQIVFTDAIRLVHGVSRVRDRKPTYDVSLDSAIDGPDSVAEELSLLMNMNLAAKEERYKDAAMLRDKLMKLRYNT; this is encoded by the exons atgatAATGCTTGCAGCTCAGCTATGTCTACGTACAGTTTCGGGTTTCAGAGCCTTCTCGGATCAAGCGTATTTGACCCCTTGCGTGAAGGACTCGTTCAcagcttcttcttcatcatttcGGTTGTCCTTTCGATTCGGGTGGAAGGCGACGCCGTTTCGAGGAGGCCCTAGGTTGGTCCTCATCTCCTGCAAGTCCTCTTATCCTGGAAGCTTCTTCGGTGCCCGATCTGGTAATGGCGATGATTACGAATATCTAGAAGCCTCCATCCTCCTTCCAG AAAGCATTTCACACTATCGCATGCAGAAGCATGGATTGGGGGAGCAGTTTAAACGGCCGCCTTATCGTAAATTGTCTTTTTCTATTGTCCAAGCAAAGGAACCGAGAGTCAGTGCAATAGAAGAAGATTTTCTTCGACGATTTCAGAGTCCCACAATCTTTCTTAAAATTTCTTGTGATGGAGATTTTTTGCTTCCAATTAGTGTAG GGGAATTTGCTATTCAAAAACTTATAGATAATTTAGAGGAGAATGCTAATGGG GAGTGTCCAGATCAATTCGAGCTTGTGCATGACGTATCAGAAAGACTTGGATGTGAT GTGAAAGAGGTGAGAATCACTGAGCGAGTGGTAAATACTTACTTTGCAAGGATATATTTTGGCAAG TCGGAGGGAAATGAAATTCTAAGCGTTGATGCACGACCTTCAGATGCCATGATTGTGGCAAACCGATGCAAG GCACCAATATATGTAAGTAAACAGATTGTGTTCACTGATGCTATAAGACTCGTCCATGGGGTTAGCAGAGTGCGTGATAGAAAGCCTACTTATGATGTATCTCTTGACAG TGCCATTGATGGTCCTGATTCGGTAGCTGAAGAACTCAGTCTTCTTATGAATATGAATTTAGCTGCCAAAGAGGAAAGATACAAGGATGCAG CCATGTTGAGGGACAAACTAATGAAGCTTCGCTACAATACATGA
- the LOC120015257 gene encoding serine/arginine-rich splicing factor SR45a-like isoform X1: protein MADSPRKRYSRSPSPWREQSRSRSRSRSKSRSVPRPRARSRSQSRGRSRSRSHGRPRTEVVNPGNTLYVTGLSTRVTERELEEHFSKEGKVASCFLVVEPRTRISRGFAFITMDNVDDANRCVKYLNQSVLEGRYITVEKSRRKRARTPTPGHYLGLKSNRDYGGRGGDRGGGDRGRYRGRDDYYRSPRRSPYRGGRDYSPRHSPYAGRSRRERSRSLPYSPYGSPDRRYSRGGR, encoded by the exons ATG GCCGATTCTCCTCGCAAAAG GTATTCACGGTCTCCTTCCCCTTGGAGAGAACAATCAAGGTCCAGATCTAGGTCTAGGTCCAAATCCAGATCAGTGCCAAGGCCAAGGGCTAGATCCCGATCCCAAAGCCGTGGCAG ATCAAGGTCCAGAAGCCATGGCAG ACCCAGGACTGAAGTTGTGAATCCTGGAAATACACTCTATGTAACTGGTCTATCTACAAGGGTTACGGAGAGGGAACTTGAAGAACATTTCTCCAAGGAGGGAAAG GTTGCTTCATGTTTTCTTGTTGTTGAGCCCCGGACACGCATCTCTCGTGGTTTTGCTTTTATCACTATGGACAATGTTGATGATGCCAACCGCTGTGTTAAATATCTGAACCAGTCTGTCTTAGAGGGTCGATACATAACTGTGGAGAAG TCGCGTAGGAAACGAGCTAGAACTCCTACACCGGGACATTATCTTGGGTTGAAAAGCAATAGGGATTATG GTGGTCGTGGTGGCGATCGTGGAGGTGGTGATCGTGGAAGATATCGTGGCCGTGATGACTATTATAGATCTCCGAGGCGCTCACCGTATCGAGGTGGTCGTGATTATTCTCCGAGGCACTCTCCCTATGCTGGGAGATCAAGGAGGGAAAGGTCAAGGTCGCTTCCTTACTCCCCTTATGGTAGCCCAGACAGAAGGTATTCTCGTGGCGGTAGGTGA
- the LOC120015257 gene encoding serine/arginine-rich splicing factor SR45a-like isoform X2 codes for MADSPRKRYSRSPSPWREQSRSRSRSRSKSRSVPRPRARSRSQSRGRSRSRSHGRTEVVNPGNTLYVTGLSTRVTERELEEHFSKEGKVASCFLVVEPRTRISRGFAFITMDNVDDANRCVKYLNQSVLEGRYITVEKSRRKRARTPTPGHYLGLKSNRDYGGRGGDRGGGDRGRYRGRDDYYRSPRRSPYRGGRDYSPRHSPYAGRSRRERSRSLPYSPYGSPDRRYSRGGR; via the exons ATG GCCGATTCTCCTCGCAAAAG GTATTCACGGTCTCCTTCCCCTTGGAGAGAACAATCAAGGTCCAGATCTAGGTCTAGGTCCAAATCCAGATCAGTGCCAAGGCCAAGGGCTAGATCCCGATCCCAAAGCCGTGGCAG ATCAAGGTCCAGAAGCCATGGCAG GACTGAAGTTGTGAATCCTGGAAATACACTCTATGTAACTGGTCTATCTACAAGGGTTACGGAGAGGGAACTTGAAGAACATTTCTCCAAGGAGGGAAAG GTTGCTTCATGTTTTCTTGTTGTTGAGCCCCGGACACGCATCTCTCGTGGTTTTGCTTTTATCACTATGGACAATGTTGATGATGCCAACCGCTGTGTTAAATATCTGAACCAGTCTGTCTTAGAGGGTCGATACATAACTGTGGAGAAG TCGCGTAGGAAACGAGCTAGAACTCCTACACCGGGACATTATCTTGGGTTGAAAAGCAATAGGGATTATG GTGGTCGTGGTGGCGATCGTGGAGGTGGTGATCGTGGAAGATATCGTGGCCGTGATGACTATTATAGATCTCCGAGGCGCTCACCGTATCGAGGTGGTCGTGATTATTCTCCGAGGCACTCTCCCTATGCTGGGAGATCAAGGAGGGAAAGGTCAAGGTCGCTTCCTTACTCCCCTTATGGTAGCCCAGACAGAAGGTATTCTCGTGGCGGTAGGTGA
- the LOC120015081 gene encoding E3 ubiquitin-protein ligase arih1l-like isoform X1: MCLYNQTHSLFLPRSYSIRYNNYTAKKRLFDGNLLLKAHFIMAINSAENQRENPGKHPRETEIEEDISSFFTCEICIEPVAMSKKFKNKKDCTHPFCQGCIAKYIEMKLQENTTSGGNIYCPGLNCSCILDPRSHAGLQSHLVCWCDFLCDSAVLSSERSYCPNRNCLELVVNECLWRQSVRNSFASGARLHGMDKILRCKESRDGDDHDILFAKLMKRMKWRRCHHCVERNHGCPHIVCRCGTLFCYLCGRRLSISHRCWQSHFFDTDMLMDGGFLICMIVATASALLCVICTSSNDTCLPTILGCVHS, encoded by the exons ATGTGTTTGTATAACCAAACCCACTCATTATTTCTTCCTAGGTCATATAGCATCAGATATAACAACTATACTGCAAAGAAAAG ATTGTTTGATGGAAATCTACTCCTGAAAGCGCATTTCATCATGGCAATTAACTCAGCTGAAAACCAAAGAGAAAACCCAGGTAAGCATCCCAGAGAAACAGAAATTGAAGAAGACATCTCAAGCTTCTTCACATGCGAGATCTGCATAGAACCGGTGGCtatgagcaagaaattcaagaaCAAAAAGGACTGCACACACCCTTTTTGCCAGGGCTGCATAGCCAAATACATAGAAATGAAGCTCCAAGAAAACACTACTTCGGGTGGGAACATATACTGCCCTGGACTGAACTGTTCCTGCATTCTGGATCCGCGATCTCATGCAGGCCTACAATCTCACCTGGTGTGTTGGTGTGATTTTCTCTGCGACTCAGCTGTTTTAAGCTCTGAGAGGAGCTACTGCCCTAACAGGAATTGCTTGGAGTTGGTTGTGAATGAGTGTTTGTGGAGGCAAAGTGTAAGAAACTCTTTTGCTTCCGGTGCAAGACTGCATGGCATGGATAAAATTTTAAGATGCAAAGAGAGTAGAGATGGGGATGATCATGATATTCTGTTTGCTAAGCTCATGAAGAGGATGAAATGGAGAAGGTGTCATCATTGCGTGGAGCGTAATCATGGTTGTCCTCATATTGTTTGCAg ATGCGGGACGCTTTTTTGCTACCTTTGTGGGAGAAGGCTCTCCATCTCTCACCGGTGCTGGCAGTCGCATTTCTTTGACACTGATATGCTGATGGATGGGGGATTTCTGATTTGTATGATCGTTGCCACTGCTTCTGCTTTGCTGTGTGTGATCTGTACTTCCTCAAATGACACATGCCTTCCGACCATTTTAGGATGTGTTCACTCTTAG
- the LOC120015081 gene encoding E3 ubiquitin-protein ligase arih1l-like isoform X2, whose product MAINSAENQRENPGKHPRETEIEEDISSFFTCEICIEPVAMSKKFKNKKDCTHPFCQGCIAKYIEMKLQENTTSGGNIYCPGLNCSCILDPRSHAGLQSHLVCWCDFLCDSAVLSSERSYCPNRNCLELVVNECLWRQSVRNSFASGARLHGMDKILRCKESRDGDDHDILFAKLMKRMKWRRCHHCVERNHGCPHIVCRCGTLFCYLCGRRLSISHRCWQSHFFDTDMLMDGGFLICMIVATASALLCVICTSSNDTCLPTILGCVHS is encoded by the exons ATGGCAATTAACTCAGCTGAAAACCAAAGAGAAAACCCAGGTAAGCATCCCAGAGAAACAGAAATTGAAGAAGACATCTCAAGCTTCTTCACATGCGAGATCTGCATAGAACCGGTGGCtatgagcaagaaattcaagaaCAAAAAGGACTGCACACACCCTTTTTGCCAGGGCTGCATAGCCAAATACATAGAAATGAAGCTCCAAGAAAACACTACTTCGGGTGGGAACATATACTGCCCTGGACTGAACTGTTCCTGCATTCTGGATCCGCGATCTCATGCAGGCCTACAATCTCACCTGGTGTGTTGGTGTGATTTTCTCTGCGACTCAGCTGTTTTAAGCTCTGAGAGGAGCTACTGCCCTAACAGGAATTGCTTGGAGTTGGTTGTGAATGAGTGTTTGTGGAGGCAAAGTGTAAGAAACTCTTTTGCTTCCGGTGCAAGACTGCATGGCATGGATAAAATTTTAAGATGCAAAGAGAGTAGAGATGGGGATGATCATGATATTCTGTTTGCTAAGCTCATGAAGAGGATGAAATGGAGAAGGTGTCATCATTGCGTGGAGCGTAATCATGGTTGTCCTCATATTGTTTGCAg ATGCGGGACGCTTTTTTGCTACCTTTGTGGGAGAAGGCTCTCCATCTCTCACCGGTGCTGGCAGTCGCATTTCTTTGACACTGATATGCTGATGGATGGGGGATTTCTGATTTGTATGATCGTTGCCACTGCTTCTGCTTTGCTGTGTGTGATCTGTACTTCCTCAAATGACACATGCCTTCCGACCATTTTAGGATGTGTTCACTCTTAG
- the LOC120015080 gene encoding phospholipase D delta-like yields MENATDEKQLTCLHGDLDLHILEARGLPNMDLVTRRLRRCFAVCAPPSSTSDAEDQGRERGVKDHRKNIITSDPYVTVCVPQATVARTRVIKNARCPRWDEHFLIPLAHPVVNLEFHVKDDDVFGAELMGMVKLPAQKIATGEPIAGWFPIIAPSGKPPKPDSALHIEMTFVPFEKNPLYRHGIAGDPAHQGVRNTYFPLRKGSSLRLYQDAHVLDGMLPEIELDGGKSYKQDNCWEDICYAISEAHHLVYIVGWSVFYKIKLVREPTRPLPRGGDLTLGELLKYKSEEGVRVLLLIWDDKTSHDKFGIKTAGVMQTHDEETRKFFKRSSVTCVLAPRYASSKLGFLKQQVVGTMFTHHQKCVLVDTQAHGNDRKITAFLGGLDLCDGRYDTPEHRLFHDLDSVFKDDLHQPTFPAAKGPRQPWHDLHCRIDGPAVYDVLINFEQRWRKATKWTELGLRFKRVSHWHDDALIKIERISWILSPALAVKNGVTVIPEDDPILWVSSEENPENWHVQIFRSIDSGSLKGFPKNVDVARAQNLICSKSQVIDKSIQTAYIQAIRSAQHFIYIENQYFIGSSYAWPSYKNAGADNLIPMELALKIASKIRSNERFAVYVIVPMWPEGDPKFNTMQEILYWQSQTMQMMYDVVARELKSMQLSDSHPQDYLNFYCVGKREEIPKEMSTNNGETVSDSFKSQRFMIYVHAKGMVVDDEYLIVGSANINQRSMAGTKDTEIAMGAYQPHHTWSERKRHPRGQIYGFRMSLWSEHLGSVDECFIEPESLKCVKTVNEIAEENWKRYADPNFSLLQGHLLKYPIRVDADGKVGPLPGYEEFPDVGGKVLGGHSVSLPDVLTT; encoded by the exons ATGGAGAACGCCACGGACGAGAAGCAGCTCACTTGCCTTCATGGTGATCTAGACTTGCACATTCTCGAGGCGCGTGGGTTACCCAACATGGATCTCGTTACACGGCGCCTTCGCCGCTGCTTCGCTGTCTGTGCGCCGCCGAGCTCCACATCTGACGCAGAGGACCAAGGAAGAGAACGGGGAGTCAAGGACCACCGGAAGAATATCATCACCAGTGATCCTTACGTCACCGTCTGCGTCCCTCAGGCTACCGTCGCTCGTACTCGTGTAATTAAGAACGCTCGATGCCCTAGATGGGACGAACACTTCCTAATTCCTTTGGCTCACCCTGTGGTTAACCTCGAGTTCCATGTCAAGGACGACGACGTGTTCGGCGCCGAATTGATGGGAATGGTTAAATTACCCGCCCAAAAGATCGCCACCGGTGAGCCCATTGCCGGATGGTTCCCAATTATTGCTCCTTCCGGCAAGCCGCCAAAGCCGGACTCGGCGCTCCATATCGAGATGACGTTTGTCCCATTCGAGAAGAATCCCCTGTATCGCCACGGCATTGCCGGAGATCCTGCCCACCAAGGTGTGAGAAACACTTACTTCCCGCTGAGGAAAGGGAGTAGCCTTAGACTCTACCAAGATGCACACGTGCTTGACGGCATGCTTCCTGAGATTGAATTGGATGGTGGAAAGTCTTATAAACAAGACAACTGTTGGGAAGATATTTGTTATGCCATATCGGAGGCGCATCATTTGGTGTATATTGTGGGCTGGTCAGTTTTCTACAAGATCAAGTTGGTCAGAGAGCCAACCCGGCCATTGCCGCGAGGTGGGGATTTGACTCTTGGTGAGTTGTTGAAGTACAAAAGTGAGGAAGGGGTGAGGGTTCTGCTGTTGATTTGGGATGATAAGACCTCCCACGACAAGTTCGGCATTAAAACG GCAGGAGTAATGCAGACTCATGACGAAGAAACACGGAAGTTTTTCAAGCGTTCGTCTGTGACTTGTGTGCTGGCACCTCGATATGCCAGTAGTAAGCTTGGTTTTTTGAAGCAGCAG GTCGTTGGCACCATGTTTACACACCACCAAAAATGTGTACTTGTGGACACACAAGCACATGGTAACGATAGAAAGATCACTGCTTTCTTAGGaggtcttgatctttgtgatggTCGATATGATACACCGGAGCATCGACTATTCCATGACCTTGACAGTGTATTTAAGGATGACTTACACCAACCCACATTTCCT GCTGCGAAAGGACCAAGGCAACCATGGCATGACTTGCACTGCAGAATAGATGGACCTGCTGTATATGATGTTCTTATAAACTTTGAGCAGCGTTGGaggaaagcaacaaagtggactgaGCTTGGACTACGATTCAAAAGGGTCTCTCACTGGCATGACGATGCCTTAATAAAGATTGAACGCATCTCATGGATCTTGAGTCCTGCTTTGGCGGTGAAGAATGGTGTTACAGTAATTCCTGAGGATGATCCTATATTATGGGTTTCTAGTGAAGAGAATCCAGAAAATTGGCATGTTCAG ATTTTTCGATCTATTGACTCAGGATCATTGAAAGGATTTCCAAAAAATGTAGATGTGGCCAGGGCCCAG AACCTTATCTGTTCAAAAAGTCAAGTTATAGATAAAAGCATTCAAACGGCATACATCCAGGCAATCAGATCTGCCCagcattttatatatattgagaATCAATATTTTATTGGATCATCATATGCATGGCCATCATACAAAAATGCAG GAGCTGATAATCTAATTCCTATGGAGTTGGCATTGAAGATTGCAAGCAAGATCAGATCTAATGAGAGATTTGCAGTGTATGTTATTGTGCCTATGTGGCCTGAGGGTGATCCAAAATTCAACACAATGCAGGAAATTCTCTATTGGCAG TCACAGACAATGCAAATGATGTATGATGTTGTAGCACGGGAACTGAAATCCATGCAACTTTCGGATTCACATCCTCAGGATTACCTCAATTTCTATTGCGTCGGTAAACGGGAAGAAATTCCGAAGGAAATGTCAACAAACAATGGGGAGACG GTCTCTGATTCTTTCAAGTCCCAACGCTTCATGATTTATGTTCATGCCAAAGGAATGGtagttgatgatgaatatctAATTGTTGGATCTGCCAATATTAATCAAAGATCCATGGCTGGCACAAAAGATACAGAGATAGCTATGGGTGCATATCAACCCCATCACACATGGTCTGAGAGGAAGAGACATCCACGTGGTCAG ATCTATGGGTTTAGGATGTCACTTTGGTCAGAGCATCTTGGTTCAGTAGATGAATGCTTCATAGAACCAGAGAGTTTGAAATGCGTGAAGACAGTAAATGAGATTGCTGAAGAAAACTGGAAGAGGTATGCGGATCCGAATTTCAGCTTATTGCAGGGACACCTTCTCAAGTATCCTATACGGGTTGATGCCGATGGGAAGGTTGGCCCTTTGCCTGGATATGAGGAATTCCCAGATGTTGGTGGCAAAGTGCTTggaggtcattctgtttcactTCCTGATGTCTTAACTACGTAA